From Mucilaginibacter gotjawali:
CTCGCCGTTATGCGCGATCAAACGGAAAGGCTGAGCCAGTTTCCACGATGGGAAGGTATTGGTGGAGAAACGCGAATGGATCATGGCAAAGCCTGATGCGATCCGCGGATCGGTTAAATCAGTAAAATATTGGCGCAGCTGGTAAGTGGTAACCTGCCCTTTGTAAACAATTGTTTTACAGGATAGCGAGGTGAAATAAAAATGCTCGGCTGCAGCCGGAATGGTTTCAGTAATGGTTTTGTTGATGTAACGCCTTAATACATAAAGCTTACGCTCAAAATCCTCAGGATTGTTAATATGGTGTGGCCTTTGTATAAACAATTGTTCCACATCTGGTTCGGCCTTACGCGCTGTTTCGCCAATAACGGTTGAATTAACAATCAGCTTCCGGTAACCCAATTTATGTAAACCCAGTTTTTCAATGGCATTGCCGATCTGTATACGGCAGGCCTTTTTTAAAGCGGATTCTTTTGGGAAAAATATCATCCCCACTCCATACTCCCCCGGTTCAGGCAAGCTGATCTCCAGGTTCGAGCATTCTTCCATTAATAACTCATGAGGTAATTGAATTAAAATACCCGCGCCGTCGCCCGATTCCGGGTCACAGCCGCAAGCGCCGCGGTGTTCCATGTTTTCGAGCATGGTGAGCGCGTCATCAATTATCTGGTTAGATTTGTGTCCGTTTATGTTTGTAATAAACCCTGTTCCGCACGAGTCGTGTTCAAATTCTGGCCTGTACAGGCCCTGTCGGCTTTCGTCTTGTTGCATTTTAAATTATAACGTTTATAAAATGGTGCAACGACGAAGTTACTGATTGAAAATCTTAATTAAAAATATCCTAAAATTTTTGTATTTTTCTAAATAAGATCATATTTATTAAGTTTTAAATTATTAAATTGTTAATATATTATTACGAAAATTATAAAAATGTAAATAATTTATTTGAAAAGGTATGGTTTTAGGCAATCTTTAATTCTTTCAAATCGCTGCGCATAAATTAAAATTTGGTTATTATCTGCTTTGTAAGAATTTATTTTTGATTTTTTTTACAAAAAATGTTATCCTGACAGGTCTAACTTCTCCCGGAAATTAACGTAGTTTAAAATATGGAACCCCAAATTTTTATTGAAACACCCCGCCTTATCTTAAGGGAATGGTTAACTACTGATGTGCCGCCGTTTATTCTTTTAAACAATGATACAGAGGTGATGGAATTCTTTCCGTCCATCAAAACTGCTAATGAAACGATCGAACAGATTGGCCGGATCAGCAGCCATATCAAAAAGCATGGTTATGGCTTTTTTGCTGTAGAACGGAAAGATAACCGGCAATTTATTGGTTTCACAGGTCTTGCGCACCCTGGTTTCGACGCCGGATTTACACCTTGTATTGAGATCGGCTGGCGGTTGAGCCGCGAAAACTGGGGTTATGGTTTTGCAACAGAAGCAGCAAAGGCCTGCCTCAAGTTTGGTTTTAATAATTTAGAGGTTGATGAAATATATTCTTTTACTTCGGTACATAATATCCGATCGGAAGAGGTGATGAAAAGGATAGGCATGATAAAAAAAGGGTATTTTGAACACCCGCTGATTGAAAACGGACATTTTTTAAAGAAGCATGTGTTGTATAAGATTATTCGATAGCTTCGTATCGTGGAGGTAAATACTCCGGCATGAAAAATGAAAAAAGTAATCCTCGGTTTCGTATTATTTTTATGGTTTAACGCGGGCTATGGCCAGTCGTCTGTACACGATCTTCAATTTGATACCCTGGCAAAACGCTGGGACGAGGCCATACCATTAGGCAATGGGATGCTTGGTGCTTTGGTTTGGCAAAAAGACGATAAACTTCGCTTTTCATTAGACAGGGCCGACCTTTGGGATTTGCGCCCCATGAAAGACCTGCACCGCAAAGAGTTTAGCTACCAGTGGGTGATTGGGCAGGTCAATAAAAAGACTATACCCCAGTACAGCAATACCTTGACGCACCCTATGATAAAGAGCCTGCGCCATCACGCATCCCCGGCGGGGCGCTTGAGTTTGACGTTAGCGGCTGGGGTAAGGTGCAATCGGTCCATTTGTTTATTAACAAGGCCATTTGCGAGGTTAAATGGGCGAATGGGACAACTTTAAAAACTTTTGTACATGCAACGAAACCTGTTGGCTGGTTTCGGTTCGAAAACATAAAGGCGGGTTTTAAACCGCAATTAATAATGCCCAAATTTCAGGGTGTAGTTAAGATATCTGGTGATCCTGTGGGCGGCGATGACCTTTCAAGACTTGGATACGCCCAGGGCACAACTAAACAACGGGGTAACAGTATCACCTACGTGCAGCAAGGCTGGGGCGGTTTCAGGTACGAAATTAATGTGCGCTGGCGGCAAATAAACCAAAGCACGATTGAAGGGGTGTGGAGCATCTCGTCGCAATACCCGGATAAAAAAATAGCCCCAATGGCATCTGCAATAACGCAACGGGCCTTGCAGTCGCAATATTCTAATGCTTATGCGTCCCATGCTTTGTGGTGGCGTAATTTTTGGGATAGATCTGCCATTCACATACCCGACACTTTGCTGGAAAAGCAATGGTACATGGAGCAGTATAAATTTGGCTCCGCATCAAGGCAGGGAGCGCCGCCAATTTCGCTGCAGGCCGTTTGGACAGCCGATAACGGGCGCATCCCGCCCTGGAAAGGGGATTACCACCACGACCTGAATACGCAACTCAGTTACTGGCCCTGTTACAGCGCAAATCACCTGGAGGATGGGATGGCCTATCTTGATCATCTGGATGCAAACAAGGCTAATTATAAACGCTATACAAAAATGTATTTCGGAAAAGGTGGCTTAGCCGTCCCCGGCGTAACCACGCTGGATGGAACGGAAATGGGCGGATGGATTCAATATTCACTTTCGCCAACTGTATCTTCATGGCTGGCGCAGCATTACTACCTTCAATGGCGTTATAGTATGGATAGGAAATTCCTTAAAAACAGGGCTTATCCGTGGATTAAGGATGTAGCTGTTTTTCTGGAAAATATAACGATTAAAGATGAAAATGGCTTTCGTAAATTACCGATCAGCTCGAGTCCTGAAATAAATGACAATGATTTAAGCGCCTGGTTTTTTCAGGATACAAATTATGACCAGGCATTAATGAAATCGACATTTAAAATGGCGTCAGAGTTAGCCGCTGAGCTCGGTTTAAAGAATGAAGCTGCACATTGGAAAAAAATATCAGGTGAATTTGATGGTTTTGCGTTGACACCAAACGACGAATTGATGTTTTCGCCAACTTTGGCTTATAACCAATCGCACCGGCATTTCTCGCATATGATGGCTATTCACCCTCTTGGATTGATAAGGTGGGAGGATGGACCAAAATCACAACGCATCATCAAAAACAGCATCCATTTATTGGATAGTATTGGCCCGGATTACTGGTGTGGTTATTCATATGCATGGCTGGCAAATATGAAGGCAAGGGCAAAGGACGGAGAGGGCGCGGCAAAAGCCTTGCAGATCTTCGCAAAGGCGTTTTGCTCGGTCAATAGTTTTCATTTAAATGGCGATCAAACAAAATCAGGTTATTCAAAATTTCAATATCGCCCGTTTACGCTCGAAGGTAATTTTGCATTCGCAGCAGGTTTACAGGAAATGCTGATCCAAAGCTATGCCGGTTTTATTGCAATAATGCCAGCTTTACCGGCAACCTGGAATAATGTGTCTTTTGAAAACCTCCGGACGGACGGCGCTTTCCTGGTAAGTGCGAAGAAGGAAAATGGTATTACTTCATTCATCAAAATAAAAAGCGAAAAAGGCGGACATTGTGTCGTTCAAACAGATATTCCGGTTAATCAGGTTAAAATCCTTTGCAGGTCGCTGCCAAAAATAACCAGGGGTAAAGATGGAAAAACGTATATTGAGGTTGAAACAATTTCAGGCGAGGTTGTTAGTATTTCAAACAGCGCAGGTTAAATTGTAAATTGTATTGCCAACTAATTTTACATCCCCGTAAATCAAAAATACCTGCCATGTTGTATATTTGATCACCTCACTAGGAACCAACCATGTTAAAACCTTTATTATTTTCGGCGGTTATTGTTTTGCTTTTGATTGCAAACTGCCCGGTACTGCAGGCTCAGCAAACAAATGGCGTTGTAATTTTCCATATTTATTCGTCGCATACCTCATTTCCTGATTCAGGACGCAATAAAGGGCACCTTTACGATAGCGTGTTATATACATCAAAGGAGCATTACAATGATAGTACCGTATTGATCATCGCCCCGAAAAATCTGGATGCCAAAAAGAAAGTCGACCTGATCTTTTGGTTCCACGGCTGGCGCAACAATGTTGACCATGCCGCGGTAGAATACGAATTAACCAAGCAATTTATTGAAAGTAAAAGAAACGCCGTATTGGTGCTGGCCGAAACGGCCCGCGATTCTCCCGATAGCTATGGCGGCAAACTGGAAAAGCCGGGTGATTTTAAAGCATTGGTAAGCGATGTGTTGCAGGGACTAAAAGATAAACACCTGGTATCGGAAAATTGCACGTCGGGCCATATCCTGCTGGGTGGGCATAGTGGCGCGTACGAAGTAATGGCCATGATCATTAAAAACGGTGGTATGCCTATTGACGAAGCGATGCTGTTTGATTCCCTTTACGGCAAAACTGAAATTTTTATGGATTGGATAAAGGCCGATAAAGGGCATCGTTTTATCCATTTATATACCGATGTTGGTTATGGCCCCAAAGAAGAGAGTGAAAGGATGAATAAACTGCTGGATACTGCAAAGATCAGCTATTTTAAGGTTGAGGAAAAAGATTTAAAGCCTGGTATGTATGATAAATACCCGCTGATCTATATCCACAGCCTTAAACAGCACAATGATATTGTAAATCCCGATAATTTCCGGCTGATGCTGGAGCATACACCATTTTTGAAAACTTTGTAAAACCTCCAAGGGGGCTTGTCATTTCTACCGTAGGGAGAAATCTTAAACGCTTTACATCCGGACTTTGCAGGGTGGTAATGCCCGGTATATAAGATTTCTCGCTCGCGCTCGAAATGACAAATTGGAATTGATCGCTCAAAATTTCACCCTTGCTGCAATCCGTTGGATAAGCTTCAAATAGATTTTCAATACTAACTGTGTTATTAATAATTTAAGCTTCTCCGAATACGTAGTTTTACGTAAAAAATACCGTGTTTATACTATGGTTTGATTTCAGGCATTGCCCTAATTTAGCGGCACCTGGTTAATTAAACTTTTATAAAATGGCGGTACGAATAATATGCATCAAACGGGATCAGGGTAAATATAAAAATCCATATGTAGCAATTGATTACCTGGAGTGGATAAACGAAAGGATCAATGTAAAAGGCATTACGGACAGGACCGCTATACACGACTGGCTAAAAGAAGAAAAAGGGGAGGCCTATATCATCAATAAAAATGGCGAAAAAATTTACCTGATACCTGCTACCTGCCCTGAAGGGAATAAGTATGTAAAAACGGTGGTAGACGAGACTGTACCGGATGATCTGTTAGCGTTGCCGGATTGCGTGTAGAAGCCGGTTAATTGCCCCAATCTTTAAAAGGGTTTTTAGCGAGGTATGAATTGTAATAACGTTTATCGTCGCTCACTTCCCGGGTTATCCAATCAGGTTTTTCAAATGCCTCGTCTTCGTGCTTCAGTTCTATTTCAGCCATGATCAAACCCTGGTTATCGCCCCAAAATTCATCCACCTCCCATAATTTACCCATAAAGGTGATCCGGTACCTGATTTTTTCAACCTCAGATCCCGCAAAGCCATCAATTAATTGAAGTGCCTCTTCAACAGGTATTTCATATTCAAATTCCTTACGGGTAATCCCGGTAGTAGATCCTTTTATCGTGATAAAGCCCTTTTTGCCGGCCGCTCTTACCCTTATCGTTTTACTGGCCTCATCAACAAGGTAACCCTGCCGGTAGTGGGTGCCTTCGGGTTTGTCGACTTTCTTCCATTTATCATGATCAACCAAAAATTTACGTTCTATTTCAAGGCCCATATCTTCAGGCGTTCAATGGCTGTTCAACGGTAGTTGCCTTTTTCAAAAAGTCATCAGCCAGGTTGGTTATGCTTCGCTTTACATTCGAATTTACTTTTTTTATTTTCGCCACTATCGGTTTGTCGTTTAGCTCAGGGGTCGAAAATAGTTCCTCAGCCACCAGGTTATCGTGCCATTTTCCGATAGCCTCCTGTAATTTATCCAGGTAAGCGGTATTAAAAGGCACGGAGCCATTAAGGGCTTTTTCGGCCAGCTTATGGTTATAAACTAAAATTTTGATCAACTTTCGATTGGTGTGCATATCCTCTGTAAAGCCCGATACCGCAAGGTTGGTGGCAATATTGCTGAGCTGTTGCTTGTAGTAATCGGCTATCATGCTATCGTCAACCTTTTGCAGCTGCTTTTTGAGCCTTTTATGTGCAGTTTTTATGTTTTTAAAAAATTGAGGTCCATTTGAGCGAAATTCAATTGTGCCTTCATCAATTATTTTTTGCTGACCTTCTTCAAATTGTTTATTTTTCAGGTGGTAGCGTTCACTTAACTGCAGGTTGGTATATGCATCGCGGATCTTGCCCGCATGTTTAAATATTTTCCGAACCGGTTTAAAGCACTTCAGCAGCCCGCTTTCTTTGGAGGTATTGTCGAATAAAAAAGCATCGCCCTCAGCTTTTTTATCTGCACCCTGAATTTGTGCAGTTCTTCCTGGTTTCCTGTTTCTAAGAAAGCGTTTAAATGGATGTTCATTTCTTCCCATCCCTTGTCCAGGTATTTTGCTTCTTCCTTTTTTTCATAACCGAAATAACTCCTGTTCTTTTTATTGAAATCGGGCTATCAAATATAAATATAGGGTTTATTTTTCACCTGCGTAAAATTAACACTAAGTAAACATCTTATTAATTTGAAATTACTCAAATATGTTTTAGTTTTAATAAACTTAAATTAACAACCAATGGACTTTGTACACATTAACTGGCTGGCCGTCATCGTGGCCGCCTTATCAGCTTTTATAGTTGGCGGTATCTGGTATTCGCGGCCGCTTTTCGGGGCCGCCTGGATGGCCGACAGTAATTTGACTGAAGAACAGATCAAATCCGGTAACAAAGGGAAAATATTTGGGTTTACCTTTCTTTTTTCACTCATTATGGCTGCTAATCTTGCCCTTTTTCTTTCAGGCCCGCAAACGGATTTTCACAGAGGTTTGGCAATTGGTTTTCACACCGGTTTATTTGCTTTTAGTGCAATTGCCATCCACAGTCTGTTCGAACTAAAAAGCTGGCGGCACATATTTATCAATGGTTTATATAGTGTTATTTCCTTAACCTTAATGGGGGTAATAATTGGCTGCTGGCGTTAAATTAACGTGGCAATCAGCGCTTTTTTGTAAAGTTATTCCGGCGGTATATTATAAATACAGGCTAATGCCTGCGTTATAATATTCCCCTATATCTATTTTTGAATTATTATTAAACTAAACTACTTTGTATTTGTCATATGATTACATTTCAATCTACGCATATAATACCATGAAAAAAATATTTTACTTTGTGTTGCCGCTGTCAGCTATATTAGCAGGGTGCTCACCTATTGTCTATACAAGTACACAGCCTGTTGCTAACCAGCAGCCCCGGCAACCTCAGCCGCCTCAGCAGACTTATGCTGATCAGCCCCAAACCGACCAGGTTTTTACGATGAATTAAGCCCATACGGAAATTGGATTAATTACCCTGATTATGGCTACGTATGGCAGCCTAATACTGATGCCGATTTTAAACCTTATGCTACCAATGGTAATTGGGTTTACAGTGATTATGGCTGGACCTGGTCCTCAGACTATAGTTGGGGATGGGCGCCGTTTCATTACGGGAGATGGTTTTATGACAATAGTTATGGCTGGTTGTGGATGCCGGGTCATGATTGGGCGCCTGCCTGGGTAACATGGAGCCAATCCGGCGATTATTATGGATGGGCGCCTGTTCCGCCGCGCGTTGAGTTAAATAATAATTGGAGGCCACGTAATGAAGACTGGAATTTTGTTCAGGCTAATAATATTACCTACAACAATGTGAACCGGTATGTGGTTAAAAATAATGTTACTGTTATTAACAGGATTACCATTATTAATAATGTAACCAATAATAATGTAACCAACAATTACACTGTCAATAACAATAATACTGTAATTTATAACCGGGGGCCAAGGGTAAATGACGTGGAGAATGTTGGGCACAACAAAATCCAGCAGGTTAAAATAAATGAAGGCGCCCGGCCGGGGCAGTCATTTAAAAATAACCAGCTAATTATTTATCGCCCGCTAATTAAACAAAATGTGCAACAGGCAAATGATAAGCCTGCACCCCGGAAAGTAATGAATTATAACAATGACGGGCGGCAAAACCAAAGACCCGGTAATATGCAGGGGGGGATCAAAACAACAGACCCGGGCAGGGCAACCAACCCGGCCAGCAAGACCGAAAACAGGGAAATCAGCAGCTAAATGATCAGAATAATAATGGCCGCCCACGCGATCCACAGAATAAGCCTGATCAAAGGCCTGTAATTGCCCAGCCTGGAGTTCAGCAGAATAACCCTGATCAAAGGCCGGTAAATGTACAGCCTGGTGTTCAGCAGAACAAGCCTGATCAAAGGCCTGTAAATGCACAACCCGGTGTTCAGCAGAACAAGCCTGATCAAATGCCTGTAAACGCACAGCCCGGAGTTCAGCAGAACAAGCCTGATCAAAGGCCTGCGAATGCACAGCCTGGTGTTCAGCAGAACAAGCCCGATCAAAGGCCGGCAAATGTACAGCCTGGTGTTCAGCAGAATAAGCCCGATCAACGGCCGGTAAATGCACAGCCCGGTGTTCAGCAAAACAAGCCCGATCAAAGGCCTGTAAATGCTCAGCCGGGCGGGCAGCAGCAGAATCCTCAAAAACCGGTAATGCAACCAAACCCCAATAAACAGTTTATCAGCAGGCCGGTAATTGTTCCCCCGGCTACTAATAATCCTAATCCGCCAAAACAAAACCCAGGTAACGGGCAGGGTAATAAGCCGATCGCGCCGGGCAGACCCAATCCCAAAAAGGCGGATACATTAAAACATCAGCCCAAAAAAATTATCAGGGATACAACAAGACGTCAAAATTAAAATAGGTTGTTAAAAAGAAAGCGCTCCTGAATGAACAGGGGCGCTTTTCTGTTTTAATGAATTAAGCCCGGTGATGATCGGCTTTCCAATTTTTTATCGACTTTTTAATTTCATCAGCAGTAAGGTTTTCTCTCACCGCCCTATCTGCCAGCACCAAAAATTCATCATCGTTGGCAAAACGCAGGGCAACAATCTGGCCCATGGTTAGCTTGCTATCGATCGCTTTATGAGTTAATATGTAGTACCTGATGCTCTCTTCAGCCCTGATCGCCCTGTCCTGTACGGTAACGGCAAACCGCCTTGTGTACCAGAAGAGTAATATGCCGCATATAAATAAGGTGGTAATTAAAATCGATCCGATAACGGAATCATTTGCTTTAACCTGCAAATAAAGATTGATAATGGAGGTAATGGTGCCTATTACTAATAATGATGCTAATAAGAAATGAAAGCCCTTTACATAACGTGCGTGACTGGCATAATTTTGTACTGTCATAATGGTTTATTTTTTACGCCAAGATAAATATTAATTGATCAACAGGCTT
This genomic window contains:
- a CDS encoding GNAT family N-acetyltransferase produces the protein MEPQIFIETPRLILREWLTTDVPPFILLNNDTEVMEFFPSIKTANETIEQIGRISSHIKKHGYGFFAVERKDNRQFIGFTGLAHPGFDAGFTPCIEIGWRLSRENWGYGFATEAAKACLKFGFNNLEVDEIYSFTSVHNIRSEEVMKRIGMIKKGYFEHPLIENGHFLKKHVLYKIIR
- a CDS encoding glycoside hydrolase N-terminal domain-containing protein codes for the protein MKKVILGFVLFLWFNAGYGQSSVHDLQFDTLAKRWDEAIPLGNGMLGALVWQKDDKLRFSLDRADLWDLRPMKDLHRKEFSYQWVIGQVNKKTIPQYSNTLTHPMIKSLRHHASPAGRLSLTLAAGVRCNRSICLLTRPFARLNGRMGQL
- a CDS encoding DUF6600 domain-containing protein → MNYPDYGYVWQPNTDADFKPYATNGNWVYSDYGWTWSSDYSWGWAPFHYGRWFYDNSYGWLWMPGHDWAPAWVTWSQSGDYYGWAPVPPRVELNNNWRPRNEDWNFVQANNITYNNVNRYVVKNNVTVINRITIINNVTNNNVTNNYTVNNNNTVIYNRGPRVNDVENVGHNKIQQVKINEGARPGQSFKNNQLIIYRPLIKQNVQQANDKPAPRKVMNYNNDGRQNQRPGNMQGGIKTTDPGRATNPASKTENREISS
- a CDS encoding CHAD domain-containing protein; amino-acid sequence: MGRNEHPFKRFLRNRKPGRTAQIQGADKKAEGDAFLFDNTSKESGLLKCFKPVRKIFKHAGKIRDAYTNLQLSERYHLKNKQFEEGQQKIIDEGTIEFRSNGPQFFKNIKTAHKRLKKQLQKVDDSMIADYYKQQLSNIATNLAVSGFTEDMHTNRKLIKILVYNHKLAEKALNGSVPFNTAYLDKLQEAIGKWHDNLVAEELFSTPELNDKPIVAKIKKVNSNVKRSITNLADDFLKKATTVEQPLNA
- a CDS encoding CYTH domain-containing protein; translation: MGLEIERKFLVDHDKWKKVDKPEGTHYRQGYLVDEASKTIRVRAAGKKGFITIKGSTTGITRKEFEYEIPVEEALQLIDGFAGSEVEKIRYRITFMGKLWEVDEFWGDNQGLIMAEIELKHEDEAFEKPDWITREVSDDKRYYNSYLAKNPFKDWGN
- a CDS encoding DUF1761 domain-containing protein, with product MDFVHINWLAVIVAALSAFIVGGIWYSRPLFGAAWMADSNLTEEQIKSGNKGKIFGFTFLFSLIMAANLALFLSGPQTDFHRGLAIGFHTGLFAFSAIAIHSLFELKSWRHIFINGLYSVISLTLMGVIIGCWR
- a CDS encoding DUF3892 domain-containing protein, with the translated sequence MAVRIICIKRDQGKYKNPYVAIDYLEWINERINVKGITDRTAIHDWLKEEKGEAYIINKNGEKIYLIPATCPEGNKYVKTVVDETVPDDLLALPDCV
- a CDS encoding glycosyl hydrolase family 95 catalytic domain-containing protein translates to MPKFQGVVKISGDPVGGDDLSRLGYAQGTTKQRGNSITYVQQGWGGFRYEINVRWRQINQSTIEGVWSISSQYPDKKIAPMASAITQRALQSQYSNAYASHALWWRNFWDRSAIHIPDTLLEKQWYMEQYKFGSASRQGAPPISLQAVWTADNGRIPPWKGDYHHDLNTQLSYWPCYSANHLEDGMAYLDHLDANKANYKRYTKMYFGKGGLAVPGVTTLDGTEMGGWIQYSLSPTVSSWLAQHYYLQWRYSMDRKFLKNRAYPWIKDVAVFLENITIKDENGFRKLPISSSPEINDNDLSAWFFQDTNYDQALMKSTFKMASELAAELGLKNEAAHWKKISGEFDGFALTPNDELMFSPTLAYNQSHRHFSHMMAIHPLGLIRWEDGPKSQRIIKNSIHLLDSIGPDYWCGYSYAWLANMKARAKDGEGAAKALQIFAKAFCSVNSFHLNGDQTKSGYSKFQYRPFTLEGNFAFAAGLQEMLIQSYAGFIAIMPALPATWNNVSFENLRTDGAFLVSAKKENGITSFIKIKSEKGGHCVVQTDIPVNQVKILCRSLPKITRGKDGKTYIEVETISGEVVSISNSAG
- a CDS encoding DUF6526 family protein, producing the protein MTVQNYASHARYVKGFHFLLASLLVIGTITSIINLYLQVKANDSVIGSILITTLFICGILLFWYTRRFAVTVQDRAIRAEESIRYYILTHKAIDSKLTMGQIVALRFANDDEFLVLADRAVRENLTADEIKKSIKNWKADHHRA